One window from the genome of Haladaptatus paucihalophilus DX253 encodes:
- a CDS encoding ABC transporter permease, producing MSRWRYLGRRLLLSIPILIFGMTITFVALRMGPIDPVGTILGPTGDPQAYQQIRNQLGLNKPLWAQYIDYMINMATFNLGKSWVLQPDVSAYSIILDYAPRTIWLGFWSVLIAVFVGIPLGFYAGLNPNSWSDYVASFGGIVWRAMPNFWLAIIFMSVLSLSEQVLFGFDWQNWIVHTNVTGVPFQDPSNLTNPHDLLAAIKKIAPAAIVLGSASMGNEMRIGRTAVLETVNSNFIETARAKGVPPRSLVWKHIFRNALIPLVPIITSEAFLLIGGSVLVESVFGISGIGQLFFDAIEGGDLPLVGALMFIFILLVVIINIVQDILYTLIDPRVGYDGGA from the coding sequence ATGAGCCGATGGCGCTACCTCGGTCGCCGTCTGTTACTGTCCATTCCGATCCTGATATTCGGGATGACGATTACGTTCGTCGCCCTCCGTATGGGTCCGATCGACCCCGTTGGGACCATTCTCGGTCCGACAGGCGACCCACAGGCATATCAGCAGATCAGGAATCAACTCGGCCTTAACAAGCCGTTATGGGCACAGTACATCGACTACATGATCAACATGGCCACCTTTAACCTGGGCAAATCGTGGGTGCTTCAACCCGACGTGAGTGCGTACTCGATCATTCTGGACTACGCACCGCGAACCATCTGGTTGGGTTTCTGGTCGGTGCTCATCGCCGTCTTCGTGGGTATTCCCCTCGGATTCTACGCCGGACTGAACCCGAACTCGTGGAGCGACTACGTCGCTTCGTTCGGTGGTATCGTCTGGCGTGCGATGCCGAACTTCTGGTTGGCGATCATCTTCATGTCGGTTCTGTCCCTCTCCGAACAGGTGCTGTTCGGCTTCGACTGGCAGAATTGGATCGTCCATACGAACGTCACCGGCGTTCCGTTTCAGGATCCCAGTAACTTGACCAACCCGCACGACCTGCTCGCGGCGATCAAGAAGATCGCACCGGCGGCCATCGTCCTCGGTTCCGCGTCGATGGGGAACGAGATGCGTATCGGTCGGACCGCCGTGTTGGAGACGGTGAACTCCAACTTCATCGAGACGGCACGCGCGAAGGGCGTCCCTCCGCGCTCGCTCGTCTGGAAACACATCTTCAGGAACGCGCTCATCCCGCTCGTTCCCATCATCACGAGCGAGGCGTTCCTGCTCATCGGTGGTTCGGTTCTCGTCGAGTCGGTGTTCGGCATCAGCGGTATCGGGCAACTGTTCTTCGATGCGATTGAAGGCGGTGACCTACCGCTCGTGGGAGCGCTGATGTTCATCTTCATCCTGCTCGTCGTGATAATCAACATCGTACAGGACATCCTGTACACCCTCATCGACCCCCGCGTCGGCTACGATGGAGGCGCGTAA
- a CDS encoding ABC transporter substrate-binding protein, with the protein MTDTDNLTRRRFLQATGGAASAVALAGCTGGGDDDNGNGDGNGDGNNSGGNKLQLINSTMTTLDPVKAADTASGTVIQQVFDSLMNYPNSEIAVEKQLAKGHEVSDDQKTYTFHLKEGVKFHNDKEVTAKDIVYSWRRLAESKNSRRQYFILSSIGVKHETTTKTYKDDEGEHELTVAKANSLALKAKDDYTLEMTLEKPFHATLEMLAYTSFAAIPEGIVGDIDGYDGEMKQSKFATKNPIGAGPFKFDHWKSDVSAEVTKFEDYHGDVPKVDGVHWKISSNSEEMYTYGVMNQNADMGYGSNFIPTSKYDPGKVSDTSTDDLGRTVGKYGPIQGNTFDYLGVSTINTYYMGFNTEAVPKPVRQAIAYAANQETIVEEVFKGRGAPAYHLTPPMIYPGGAKKYESHAKNKYPYSYDESDRDKAKQIMEDAGYNENNKFKFTFTVYKSSSTWPKLGKRLRAQLQAAHIEMEIQRTPFSTLLQQGRQGKLEAYSLGWVMDWPKPDNFLGLLYPPLTDTSKDSPQSYTNWSGTPAAKKATNAWDTIQNNTGPTDKEQTAREEAYIKMEEANWEDVTFLNMYHGLSERFSYEWVDAPKYGGADYSRQMYNKVKLSERK; encoded by the coding sequence ATGACAGATACTGACAACCTGACCCGTCGGCGGTTCCTACAGGCAACTGGGGGTGCGGCATCCGCTGTCGCACTTGCTGGCTGTACTGGTGGCGGTGACGATGACAACGGTAACGGCGACGGTAACGGCGACGGTAACAACAGTGGCGGCAACAAGCTGCAACTCATCAACTCGACGATGACCACGCTGGACCCGGTCAAGGCGGCCGACACGGCGTCCGGAACGGTTATTCAGCAGGTCTTCGACTCCTTGATGAACTACCCGAACTCGGAGATTGCCGTCGAGAAACAACTCGCTAAAGGTCACGAGGTTTCCGACGACCAGAAGACCTACACCTTCCACCTCAAAGAGGGCGTTAAATTCCACAACGACAAGGAAGTCACGGCGAAAGACATCGTTTACTCGTGGCGCCGTCTCGCCGAATCGAAGAACTCCCGTCGGCAGTACTTTATTCTGAGTTCCATCGGCGTCAAACACGAGACGACGACGAAGACGTACAAGGACGACGAGGGCGAACACGAACTGACCGTTGCAAAAGCGAACTCGCTGGCGCTCAAGGCGAAGGACGACTACACGCTCGAGATGACGCTCGAAAAGCCGTTCCACGCCACGCTCGAGATGCTCGCCTACACGTCCTTCGCGGCAATCCCCGAAGGTATCGTCGGCGACATCGATGGCTACGACGGCGAGATGAAACAGAGCAAGTTCGCCACGAAGAACCCGATCGGTGCCGGTCCGTTCAAGTTCGACCACTGGAAATCCGACGTTTCCGCGGAAGTCACCAAGTTCGAGGATTACCACGGTGACGTGCCCAAGGTCGATGGCGTCCACTGGAAGATCTCTTCGAACTCCGAGGAGATGTACACCTACGGTGTCATGAACCAGAACGCGGACATGGGGTACGGGAGCAACTTCATCCCCACCTCGAAATACGACCCCGGCAAAGTCAGTGACACCAGCACCGACGACCTCGGTCGAACCGTCGGTAAGTACGGTCCCATCCAAGGGAACACGTTCGATTACCTCGGTGTCTCGACCATCAACACGTACTACATGGGCTTCAACACGGAAGCGGTTCCGAAGCCCGTCCGACAGGCTATCGCCTACGCTGCCAACCAGGAAACCATCGTCGAAGAAGTGTTCAAGGGCCGCGGTGCACCGGCGTACCACCTCACGCCTCCGATGATCTACCCCGGCGGCGCGAAGAAGTACGAGAGCCACGCCAAGAACAAGTATCCGTACAGCTACGACGAGTCCGACCGTGACAAAGCGAAGCAGATCATGGAGGATGCTGGCTACAACGAGAACAACAAGTTCAAGTTCACCTTCACGGTCTACAAGTCCTCCTCGACGTGGCCCAAGCTGGGCAAGCGCCTCCGCGCCCAGCTTCAGGCGGCACACATCGAGATGGAGATCCAGAGGACGCCGTTCTCGACGCTGCTCCAGCAGGGTCGTCAGGGTAAGCTCGAGGCCTACTCGCTCGGTTGGGTCATGGACTGGCCCAAGCCGGACAACTTCCTCGGTCTGCTCTACCCGCCGCTGACCGACACGTCCAAGGACTCGCCGCAGTCGTACACCAACTGGTCCGGAACGCCAGCAGCGAAGAAGGCGACGAACGCGTGGGATACGATCCAGAACAACACCGGTCCGACGGACAAAGAACAGACGGCTCGCGAGGAGGCTTACATCAAGATGGAGGAGGCCAACTGGGAGGACGTCACCTTCCTCAACATGTACCACGGTCTCTCCGAGCGCTTCTCCTACGAATGGGTCGACGCACCCAAGTACGGTGGCGCTGACTACAGCCGTCAGATGTACAACAAAGTCAAACTTAGCGAACGGAAATAA
- a CDS encoding DUF7556 family protein gives MTPDTAAVSVSLANDSEVMASVDDDGETERLVIADVSRDDAWICMRVSDTAALPNWR, from the coding sequence ATGACGCCGGATACGGCAGCAGTGTCGGTGTCGCTTGCAAACGACTCCGAGGTCATGGCCTCGGTGGACGATGACGGAGAGACGGAACGACTCGTCATCGCGGATGTGTCACGCGACGACGCGTGGATTTGCATGCGAGTATCGGACACTGCCGCACTCCCGAACTGGCGATAG
- a CDS encoding PPC domain-containing DNA-binding protein: MDYREVAGEQEFVARLGHGADWREEIESLADDEDVDAAWFVAMGAVQDADVWFYDQDETEYREVRFDEPLEVASCVGNVSLLDGEPFAHTHAVLSRRSGQAVAGHLDSATVFAGELYMRTFEEPLVREHDEPTDLDLWL; this comes from the coding sequence ATGGACTATCGGGAGGTCGCCGGGGAACAGGAGTTCGTTGCCCGACTCGGACACGGAGCGGATTGGCGCGAAGAGATCGAATCACTGGCCGACGACGAGGACGTGGACGCGGCGTGGTTCGTCGCGATGGGCGCGGTACAGGACGCCGACGTTTGGTTCTACGACCAAGACGAAACGGAGTACCGCGAGGTCCGATTCGACGAACCGCTGGAAGTCGCCTCGTGCGTAGGCAACGTCTCCCTGCTCGACGGTGAGCCGTTCGCGCACACGCACGCGGTTCTCTCTCGTCGGTCGGGACAAGCGGTCGCCGGACACCTCGACTCGGCGACGGTGTTCGCTGGGGAGCTGTACATGCGGACGTTCGAGGAACCGCTCGTCCGGGAACACGACGAGCCGACCGACCTCGACCTCTGGCTCTAA
- a CDS encoding DNA-directed DNA polymerase II large subunit produces MRDEDRQYFERLESRLDEAFDVAEAAKERSGDPQPEVEIPVAQDMADRVENILGIENVAERVRELEGEMSREEAALELAKDFADGNVGDYETRAGKIEGAVRTAVALLTEGVVAAPIEGIDRVELLENDDGTEFVNVYYAGPIRSAGGTAQALSVLVADYTRALIGLGEYKARDDEIERYAEEINLYDSETGLQYSPKDKESKFIAKNMPVMLDGEATGDEEVSGFRDLDRVDTNSARGGMCLVLAEGIALKAPKIQRYTRNLDEIDWPWLQDLIDGTIGKDDGKSKEDNANADDDADDDEEEEGAESEAEGDHKLHGPPRVEEATKFLRDLIAGRPVFTHPCRPGGFRLRYGRARNHGFATAGVQPATMHLVDDFLATGTQIKTERPGKAGGVIPVDTIEGPTVRLANGDVRRIDDTDEALEIRNGVEEILDLGEYLVNYGEFVENNHPLPPASYVFEWWVQDFEHAGADVQAMRDDPHIDLEDPSAAEALAWATEYDAPLHPKYTYLWHDISVTDFEALAEAVESGEVRDGRLVLSNTETVRTALEHLLVEHRQGEVLEIPDWEPLIRSLGFDADLTRAWESLSDEAREWGENEPGDNAVKAVNEVAPFSVRERAPTRIGNRMGRPEKSEKREMSPAVHTLFPLGEAGGDQRDVAKAAAHTEGMSGKRGQIEVQIGRRECEECGHETFKCLCPECGGNTYPVYRCPDCETRVEPDQAGRAECPRCEVPATSVEWQTIEMNDEFRGALESVGERPNVFDTLKGVKGLTSAHKTPEPIEKGVLRAKHGVSAFKDGTIRYDMTDLPVTSVRASELDVEPGQLRALGYEEDIHGEPLQHDDQLVELRVQDIVLSDGAATHLLKTADFVDQLLEDYYGLEPFYDMDERDDLVGELVFGMAPHTSAAVVGRVIGFTSAAVGYAHPYFHAAKRRNCFHPETKVWYRDQDDEWRYDEIRQLVEERLENPREDDLGALVQELDCEVLVPSIDEDGNVVRKPIEAVSKHPAPNHLVEIETRSGREITVTPDHSMLRWSGNGPEEIEARELKAGASVPGFLGEAGSRFSEGDTSSGAVADGGSFERDEVTRVEIVQSEISNTYCVTVRDTHNLVANGIATKQCDGDEDCVMLLMDGLLNFSKEFLPDKRGGQMDAPLVMSSRIDPSEIDDEAHNMDIVDRYPREFYEATLEMVDPEDVDITIAEEYLGTDREYTGFRHTHDTSNIALGPDLSAYKTLGSMMDKMNAQLELARKTRAVDQTDVAERVIEGHFLPDLIGNLRAFSRQETRCLDCGVKYRRMPLSGDCRECGGRVNLTVHQGSVNKYMDTAIQVADEYDCREYTKQRLQILERSLESVFENDKNKQSGIADFM; encoded by the coding sequence ATGCGGGACGAAGACCGGCAGTATTTCGAGCGACTGGAGTCGCGGCTCGACGAGGCGTTCGACGTCGCGGAGGCGGCTAAAGAGCGCAGCGGCGACCCGCAACCGGAAGTCGAGATACCGGTCGCACAGGACATGGCCGACCGCGTGGAGAACATCCTCGGAATCGAGAACGTCGCGGAACGCGTCCGCGAACTCGAAGGCGAGATGTCACGCGAAGAGGCCGCCCTCGAACTGGCGAAGGACTTCGCGGACGGCAACGTCGGTGATTACGAGACGCGCGCCGGGAAAATCGAGGGCGCGGTTCGAACGGCAGTCGCGCTGTTGACCGAGGGTGTCGTCGCCGCACCTATCGAGGGAATCGACCGGGTGGAACTCCTCGAAAACGACGACGGAACGGAGTTCGTCAACGTCTACTACGCCGGTCCGATTCGCTCCGCGGGGGGGACCGCACAAGCGCTTTCGGTCCTCGTCGCGGACTACACGCGGGCGCTCATCGGACTGGGCGAGTACAAGGCGCGTGACGACGAGATAGAGCGGTACGCCGAGGAGATAAACCTCTACGATTCCGAGACCGGATTGCAGTACTCCCCGAAGGACAAAGAGTCGAAGTTCATCGCCAAGAACATGCCCGTCATGCTGGACGGGGAAGCGACGGGCGACGAGGAGGTTTCGGGGTTCCGCGACCTGGACCGCGTGGATACCAACAGCGCCCGGGGCGGAATGTGTCTCGTTCTCGCGGAGGGTATCGCGCTTAAAGCGCCGAAAATTCAGCGATACACGCGGAATCTGGACGAAATCGACTGGCCGTGGTTGCAGGACCTCATCGACGGCACCATCGGAAAGGACGACGGCAAATCGAAAGAAGACAACGCGAACGCGGACGACGACGCCGACGACGATGAGGAGGAAGAGGGAGCGGAAAGCGAGGCCGAGGGCGACCACAAGTTACACGGTCCGCCCCGCGTCGAAGAGGCGACGAAGTTCCTCCGCGACCTCATCGCCGGGCGTCCCGTCTTTACCCATCCCTGCCGTCCCGGCGGGTTCCGCCTTCGCTACGGACGGGCGCGAAACCACGGCTTTGCGACCGCGGGCGTCCAACCCGCGACGATGCACCTCGTGGACGACTTCCTCGCGACCGGAACGCAAATCAAGACCGAGCGGCCCGGGAAAGCGGGCGGCGTCATCCCCGTCGATACCATCGAGGGGCCGACCGTCAGGTTGGCGAACGGGGACGTGCGCCGCATCGACGACACCGACGAGGCGCTCGAAATCAGGAACGGCGTCGAGGAGATTCTCGACCTCGGCGAATACCTCGTCAACTACGGCGAGTTCGTGGAGAACAACCACCCGCTCCCGCCCGCATCCTACGTGTTCGAGTGGTGGGTTCAGGACTTCGAACACGCCGGTGCGGACGTGCAGGCCATGCGCGACGACCCCCACATCGACCTCGAAGACCCCTCGGCAGCGGAGGCGTTAGCGTGGGCGACGGAGTACGACGCGCCGCTGCATCCGAAGTACACCTACCTCTGGCACGATATTTCGGTGACGGACTTCGAAGCGCTGGCCGAAGCCGTCGAGTCGGGAGAGGTCCGCGACGGGCGACTCGTCCTTTCGAACACCGAGACGGTACGAACGGCGCTCGAACACCTTCTCGTCGAACACAGACAGGGCGAGGTCCTGGAGATACCGGACTGGGAACCCCTCATTCGGTCGCTCGGATTCGACGCGGATCTCACGCGCGCGTGGGAATCACTATCAGACGAGGCGCGCGAGTGGGGAGAGAACGAACCCGGGGACAACGCCGTGAAAGCGGTCAACGAAGTCGCACCGTTTTCCGTCCGGGAGCGCGCACCGACGCGAATCGGGAACCGGATGGGACGGCCGGAGAAGTCGGAAAAGCGCGAGATGAGTCCCGCGGTACACACCCTCTTCCCGCTCGGCGAAGCGGGCGGCGATCAGCGCGACGTGGCGAAAGCCGCCGCCCACACCGAAGGCATGTCCGGGAAGCGCGGGCAAATCGAGGTCCAAATCGGACGTCGAGAGTGCGAAGAGTGCGGGCACGAGACGTTCAAATGCCTGTGCCCGGAGTGCGGCGGCAACACCTATCCCGTGTACCGCTGTCCCGACTGTGAAACCCGCGTCGAACCGGACCAAGCGGGACGGGCGGAGTGCCCCCGCTGCGAGGTCCCCGCCACGAGCGTCGAGTGGCAGACGATAGAGATGAACGACGAGTTCCGGGGCGCGCTCGAATCGGTCGGCGAGCGCCCGAACGTCTTCGATACGCTCAAAGGCGTCAAGGGACTCACCTCGGCGCACAAGACGCCCGAACCCATCGAGAAGGGCGTTCTCCGCGCCAAACACGGCGTCAGCGCGTTCAAGGACGGGACGATTCGCTACGACATGACCGACCTTCCCGTCACCTCGGTCAGGGCGTCCGAACTGGACGTGGAACCGGGGCAACTCCGCGCGCTCGGCTACGAGGAGGACATCCACGGCGAACCACTCCAGCACGACGACCAACTCGTAGAACTCCGGGTACAGGACATCGTGCTCTCGGACGGCGCGGCCACCCACCTGCTCAAAACCGCCGACTTCGTGGACCAGTTGCTGGAGGATTACTACGGCCTCGAACCGTTCTACGACATGGACGAGCGCGACGATTTGGTCGGGGAACTCGTCTTCGGGATGGCACCCCACACCTCCGCCGCCGTCGTCGGCCGCGTCATCGGCTTCACGAGCGCGGCGGTGGGATACGCACATCCGTACTTCCACGCGGCGAAACGGCGGAATTGCTTCCATCCGGAGACGAAGGTGTGGTATCGGGACCAGGACGACGAGTGGCGGTATGACGAAATTCGACAGTTGGTCGAAGAGCGGTTGGAAAACCCGAGAGAGGATGATTTGGGTGCACTCGTCCAAGAACTCGATTGCGAGGTTTTGGTGCCGTCGATAGACGAGGATGGGAACGTCGTTCGAAAACCCATCGAAGCGGTTTCAAAACATCCGGCTCCGAATCACTTGGTCGAAATCGAAACGCGAAGCGGGCGGGAAATTACGGTGACGCCGGACCATTCGATGCTTCGGTGGAGCGGAAACGGCCCCGAAGAAATCGAAGCGCGAGAACTGAAAGCCGGCGCTTCGGTTCCCGGTTTCCTCGGAGAAGCAGGTTCCAGATTCTCGGAGGGAGACACGAGTTCAGGAGCAGTTGCGGACGGTGGTTCCTTCGAGCGCGACGAAGTAACGCGAGTCGAAATCGTTCAGTCCGAGATTTCGAACACGTACTGTGTCACCGTTCGAGACACGCACAACCTCGTCGCAAACGGAATAGCGACGAAGCAGTGCGACGGCGACGAAGATTGCGTGATGCTCCTCATGGACGGCCTGCTCAACTTCTCGAAGGAGTTCCTGCCGGACAAGCGCGGCGGGCAGATGGACGCGCCGCTGGTGATGTCCTCGCGCATCGACCCCTCGGAAATCGACGACGAGGCGCACAACATGGACATCGTGGACCGGTATCCCCGCGAGTTTTACGAGGCGACGCTGGAGATGGTGGACCCGGAGGACGTGGACATCACCATCGCGGAGGAGTATCTGGGCACCGACCGCGAGTACACCGGGTTCCGGCACACCCACGACACCTCGAACATCGCGCTCGGGCCGGACCTCTCGGCGTACAAGACCCTCGGGTCGATGATGGACAAGATGAACGCCCAGTTGGAACTGGCCCGGAAGACCCGCGCGGTGGACCAGACCGACGTGGCCGAGCGCGTCATCGAGGGGCACTTCCTGCCGGACCTCATCGGGAACCTGCGCGCGTTCTCGCGCCAGGAAACCCGCTGTCTGGACTGCGGCGTGAAGTACCGCCGGATGCCGCTCTCGGGCGATTGCCGGGAGTGTGGCGGCCGGGTGAACCTGACGGTTCATCAAGGCTCGGTGAACAAGTACATGGACACCGCGATTCAGGTCGCCGACGAGTACGACTGCCGCGAGTACACGAAACAGCGGCTTCAGATTCTGGAGCGCTCGTTGGAGAGCGTGTTTGAAAATGATAAGAACAAGCAGTCCGGAATCGCGGACTTCATGTAA
- a CDS encoding DUF373 family protein produces MLLVLCVDLDDDLGRKTHFDTPVVGRDNVEAAAVALATADPEDSDVNVMFEGVHLYDRIRFDESVEVAIVTGNDGSDIGANREVGEEVDTVLASLSTSEEITTVIVTDGAQDESVIPVIRSRIPVDGVRRVVVRQAQDLESMYYTIKQVLDDPETRGTILVPLGILILIYPLALAADRLGMPGGAVFGGLSGLLGLYVLFRGLGLERVVDRLAEKTRRSLYSGRVTLITYVVAAALLVIGGVSGVDTLEAIRQQNDGRSLGALRVLAALIYGAVVWFSAAGITSSLGQITDEYLADEFRWRYLNAPFYVLAIGGVLYAVSAYFLSRASLEFLAGMLTAGTLLGLTSTLVFAIAESRYSRSGQARAS; encoded by the coding sequence ATGCTGCTGGTGTTGTGCGTGGACCTCGACGACGACCTCGGCCGGAAGACCCACTTCGACACGCCGGTCGTCGGTCGGGATAACGTCGAGGCCGCCGCCGTCGCGCTCGCCACCGCGGACCCGGAGGACAGCGACGTCAACGTCATGTTCGAGGGAGTCCACCTCTACGACCGAATCCGGTTCGACGAGAGCGTCGAAGTCGCCATCGTCACCGGAAACGACGGAAGCGACATCGGCGCCAACCGGGAGGTCGGCGAGGAGGTGGACACGGTGCTCGCCAGCCTCAGCACCAGCGAGGAGATAACGACCGTCATCGTTACCGACGGCGCACAGGACGAGAGCGTCATCCCCGTCATCCGCTCGCGCATCCCCGTCGATGGCGTCCGCCGGGTCGTCGTCCGGCAGGCACAGGACTTGGAGTCGATGTACTACACCATCAAGCAGGTTCTCGACGACCCCGAAACCCGCGGCACGATTCTCGTCCCGCTCGGCATCCTGATACTCATCTATCCGCTCGCGCTCGCCGCCGACCGGCTCGGCATGCCCGGTGGTGCCGTCTTCGGTGGCCTCTCCGGCCTCCTCGGCTTGTACGTCCTCTTTCGCGGCCTCGGCCTCGAACGCGTCGTGGACCGCCTCGCCGAGAAGACCCGTCGGAGCCTCTACTCCGGTCGCGTGACGCTTATCACCTACGTCGTCGCCGCCGCCCTCCTCGTCATCGGCGGCGTCAGCGGCGTCGATACCCTCGAAGCCATCCGCCAGCAGAACGACGGCCGGAGTCTCGGCGCGCTTCGCGTCCTCGCGGCACTCATCTACGGTGCCGTCGTGTGGTTTTCCGCGGCGGGCATCACCTCCAGCCTCGGTCAAATCACCGACGAGTACCTCGCCGACGAGTTCCGGTGGCGCTACCTGAACGCGCCGTTCTACGTCCTCGCCATCGGCGGCGTCCTCTACGCCGTCAGCGCCTACTTCCTGAGCCGCGCGTCGCTCGAATTCCTCGCCGGAATGCTCACGGCCGGAACCCTGCTCGGCTTGACGAGCACGCTCGTGTTCGCCATCGCCGAATCCCGCTATTCGAGGTCAGGACAGGCGCGAGCGAGCTAG